Proteins from one Hyperolius riggenbachi isolate aHypRig1 chromosome 4, aHypRig1.pri, whole genome shotgun sequence genomic window:
- the NAA20 gene encoding N-alpha-acetyltransferase 20, whose amino-acid sequence MADFSLARFLTPCPFSPAALHMPHFRCCSLAGSLLPWCVNRMTSLRAFTCDDLFRFNNINLDPLTETYGIPFYLQYLAHWPEYFIVAEAPGGELMGYIMGKAEGSVAREEWHGHVTALSVAPEFRRLGLAAKLMELLEEISERKGGFFVDLFVRVSNQVAVNMYKQLGYSVYRTVIEYYSASNGEPDEDAYDMRKALSRDTEKKSIIPLPHPVRPEDIE is encoded by the exons ATGGCGGATTTCAGCCTTGCCAGGTTTCTGACGCCATGTCCTTTCTCACCGGCGGCTTTGCATATGCCCCACTTCCGCTGCTGCAGCCTCGCTGGTTCCCTACTTCCCTGGTGTGTGAACAGGATGACTTCCCTGAGAGCCTTCACCTGCGATGATCTGTTCCGATTTAACAACAT aaacTTGGACCCACTGACAGAAACT TATGGGATCCCTTTTTACTTGCAGTATCTGGCACACTGGCCAGAATATTTCATTGTCGCTGAGGCTCCAGGTGGTGAACTTATGGGCTACA TAATGGGGAAAGCTGAAGGCTCCGTGGCACGAGAAGAGTGGCATGGGCATGTTACTGCGCTCTCTGTGGCACCTGAGTTCCGACGCCTTGGCTTAGCTGCAAAACTGATGGAACTGCTTGAGGAAATCTCTGAAAG GAAAGGAGGATTTTTTGTTGATCTATTTGTAAGAGTCTCCAATCAAGTAGCTGTGAACATGTATAAACAGCTGGGTTACAGCGTCTACAGGACAGTAATAGAGTACTATTCAGCGAGTAATGGGGAGCCAGATGAGGATGCCTATG ATATGAGGAAGGCACTATCGAGAGACACAGAGAAAAAGTCTATCATACCTCTGCCCCACCCTGTAAGGCCAGAAGACATTGAATAA